In a genomic window of Flavobacterium lipolyticum:
- the ileS gene encoding isoleucine--tRNA ligase encodes MSTKFTEYKGLDLPTVASEVLDFWKKENIFEKSVSTREGAEPYVFFEGPPSANGLPGIHHVMARAIKDIFCRYKTQKGFQVKRKAGWDTHGLPVELGTEKELGITKEDIGKTISIEEYNEACKKTVMRYTDVWNDLTEKMGYWVDMEDPYVTYKPKYMESVWWLLKQIYDKGLLYKGYTIQPYSPKAGTGLSSHEVNQPGAYRDVTDTTIVAQFKTLPETLPSFLKGFGDIHILAWTTTPWTLPSNTALTVGPKIDYVLVKTFNQYTFEPINVILAKNLVGKQFGKGFFASEDDADFDKVKNGDKQLPYKIVAEAKGTDLAEIRYEQLLPYVLPYQNPENAFRVITGDFVTTEDGTGVVHTAPTFGADDAKVAKEAKPEVPPMLVLDENGTAVPLVDLQGKFTSHVGDLAGKYVKNEYYDAGQAPERSVDVEIAIRLKEENKAFKVEKYVHSYPHSWRTDEPLLYYPLDSWFIKVTDVKDRMFDLNETINWKPKSTGEGRFGNWLKNANDWNLSRSRYWGIPLPIWRTEDKKEEVLIGSVEELYHAIEKSIEAGFQKENPFKGFEIGNMSESNYDLVDLHKNVVDGITLVSASGQPMKRESDLIDVWFDSGAMPYAQWHYPFENKDKIDENKDFPANFIAEGVDQTRGWFYTLHAIGTLVFDKIAYKNVVSNGLVLDKNGQKMSKRLGNATDPFETIKEYGPDATRWYMISNANPWDNLKFDIEGIAEVRRKFFGTLYNTYSFFSLYANIDGFKYAEAEIPLNERPEIDQWIMSELHSLIKFVDECYEDYEPTKAARAISDFVQENLSNWYVRLCRRRFWKGEYAHDKIAAYQTLYTCLLTISKLSAPIAPFFMDKLYRDLTGSTQTEQFASVHLAEFPKFVENFVNKTLESKMQKAQTISSLVLSLRKKEMIKVRQPLQKVMIPVLDENQRAEIEAISELVKAEVNVKEIVLLDDDSGILVKQIKPNFKALGPRFGKDMGLISKEIQSFSAGQINQLDKQGALDIVIAGNTVTLSLEDVEITSQDIEGWLVANSNGITVALDITISEELKNEGIARELVNRIQNIRKDSGFEVTDKIKVQIKRSGLLEEAILKNEDYIKSETLTDDLVFVDALENGTEIEFDDIKTMILISK; translated from the coding sequence ATGAGCACAAAATTTACTGAATACAAAGGACTTGACTTGCCAACAGTAGCGTCAGAAGTACTTGATTTTTGGAAGAAAGAAAATATATTTGAAAAGAGTGTAAGTACCCGTGAAGGTGCTGAGCCTTATGTGTTTTTTGAAGGTCCGCCTTCAGCAAACGGATTGCCTGGAATTCACCACGTGATGGCTCGTGCAATTAAAGATATTTTCTGTCGTTACAAAACTCAAAAAGGTTTTCAGGTAAAAAGAAAAGCCGGTTGGGATACTCACGGATTGCCTGTAGAATTGGGTACCGAAAAAGAACTTGGAATTACAAAAGAAGATATTGGTAAAACCATTTCTATCGAAGAATATAACGAAGCGTGTAAAAAAACCGTAATGCGTTATACCGATGTATGGAATGATTTGACCGAAAAAATGGGGTATTGGGTAGATATGGAAGATCCGTATGTAACCTATAAACCTAAATATATGGAATCGGTTTGGTGGCTTTTGAAGCAAATCTACGATAAAGGTTTGTTGTACAAAGGATACACCATTCAGCCTTATTCACCTAAAGCCGGGACAGGATTGTCTTCTCACGAAGTGAATCAGCCCGGAGCATATCGTGATGTTACGGATACTACAATCGTAGCACAATTTAAAACGTTACCGGAAACATTACCTTCATTTTTGAAAGGTTTTGGAGATATTCACATCCTGGCCTGGACGACCACTCCATGGACATTACCATCGAATACTGCTTTGACAGTTGGACCAAAAATCGATTATGTTTTAGTAAAAACGTTCAATCAGTATACTTTTGAACCGATCAATGTGATTTTGGCTAAAAATTTAGTTGGAAAGCAATTCGGAAAAGGATTTTTTGCCAGCGAAGACGATGCTGATTTTGATAAAGTGAAAAACGGCGATAAACAGCTTCCGTATAAAATTGTAGCAGAAGCAAAAGGAACCGATTTGGCAGAAATTCGCTACGAACAATTATTACCATACGTGTTGCCTTATCAGAATCCTGAAAATGCGTTCAGAGTAATCACAGGAGATTTTGTTACCACAGAAGATGGAACAGGAGTAGTGCATACTGCGCCTACTTTTGGTGCTGATGATGCGAAAGTAGCAAAAGAAGCTAAGCCGGAAGTACCGCCAATGTTGGTTTTAGATGAAAATGGTACAGCAGTTCCTTTAGTAGATTTGCAAGGAAAATTCACTTCTCATGTAGGTGATTTGGCAGGGAAATATGTGAAAAACGAATATTACGATGCAGGTCAGGCGCCGGAGCGTTCTGTAGATGTTGAAATTGCTATTCGATTAAAAGAAGAAAATAAAGCCTTTAAGGTTGAAAAATACGTACATAGTTATCCACACAGTTGGAGAACTGATGAGCCGTTATTATATTATCCGCTAGACTCATGGTTTATTAAAGTAACCGATGTCAAAGATAGAATGTTCGACCTGAACGAAACTATCAATTGGAAGCCTAAGTCTACTGGTGAAGGACGTTTTGGGAACTGGCTGAAAAATGCCAACGACTGGAACTTATCTCGTTCTAGATATTGGGGGATTCCATTGCCAATTTGGAGGACTGAAGACAAAAAAGAAGAAGTTCTTATTGGTTCTGTTGAAGAATTGTATCATGCGATCGAAAAATCTATCGAAGCAGGTTTTCAAAAAGAAAACCCATTCAAAGGTTTTGAAATCGGAAATATGTCTGAATCAAATTATGATTTAGTTGACCTGCATAAAAATGTAGTCGACGGAATTACTTTGGTTTCAGCTTCAGGCCAGCCAATGAAACGTGAAAGCGATTTAATTGACGTTTGGTTTGATTCGGGAGCGATGCCTTATGCACAATGGCATTACCCTTTTGAAAATAAAGATAAAATCGATGAGAATAAAGATTTCCCTGCGAATTTCATCGCAGAAGGTGTCGATCAGACTCGTGGATGGTTTTATACACTGCATGCAATCGGAACTTTAGTTTTTGATAAAATTGCGTACAAAAATGTCGTTTCGAATGGTTTGGTTCTGGATAAAAACGGACAAAAAATGTCGAAACGTTTAGGAAATGCAACAGATCCTTTTGAAACCATTAAGGAGTACGGTCCTGATGCCACACGTTGGTACATGATCTCTAATGCAAATCCATGGGATAACTTAAAGTTTGATATTGAAGGAATTGCTGAGGTTCGCCGTAAATTCTTCGGAACGCTGTATAATACGTATTCATTCTTCTCGTTATATGCCAATATTGATGGGTTTAAATATGCAGAAGCTGAAATTCCGTTAAACGAAAGACCGGAAATCGATCAGTGGATCATGTCTGAATTGCATAGCTTAATAAAATTTGTTGACGAATGTTATGAAGATTATGAGCCTACGAAAGCAGCAAGGGCTATTTCTGACTTCGTTCAGGAAAACCTGAGCAACTGGTACGTTCGTTTGTGTCGTCGTCGTTTCTGGAAAGGAGAATACGCCCATGATAAAATCGCAGCCTATCAAACGCTTTACACTTGTTTATTAACGATAAGTAAATTAAGTGCTCCGATCGCTCCTTTTTTCATGGATAAATTATACCGCGATCTAACAGGTTCGACGCAAACAGAGCAATTTGCCAGTGTTCACTTGGCAGAGTTCCCGAAATTTGTCGAAAACTTTGTTAATAAAACGTTAGAAAGCAAAATGCAGAAGGCGCAAACTATATCGTCTTTGGTTTTGTCACTGCGTAAAAAGGAAATGATTAAAGTACGTCAACCTTTGCAAAAGGTAATGATTCCGGTACTTGACGAGAATCAGAGGGCTGAAATTGAAGCGATTTCTGAACTTGTAAAAGCAGAAGTTAACGTTAAAGAAATTGTGCTTTTAGACGATGATTCAGGTATTTTGGTGAAACAGATTAAGCCTAATTTTAAAGCTCTTGGGCCACGTTTCGGTAAGGATATGGGGTTGATTTCCAAAGAGATACAGTCTTTTTCTGCAGGTCAGATCAATCAATTGGACAAGCAGGGAGCATTGGATATTGTAATTGCAGGAAATACCGTAACTTTATCATTAGAAGATGTCGAAATAACATCTCAGGATATCGAAGGCTGGCTGGTTGCAAATTCAAATGGAATTACGGTTGCACTTGATATTACAATTTCTGAAGAATTGAAAAACGAAGGAATCGCGAGAGAATTGGTAAACAGAATTCAAAATATTCGTAAAGATTCAGGATTTGAAGTTACCGATAAAATTAAAGTTCAAATAAAAAGAAGTGGCCTTTTAGAAGAGGCAATTCTAAAAAATGAAGACTATATTAAGTCTGAGACATTGACTGATGATTTGGTTTTTGTTGACGCTTTAGAAAACGGCACAGAAATTGAATTTGATGACATTAAAACAATGATATTAATTTCAAAATAA